In the Bos mutus isolate GX-2022 chromosome 15, NWIPB_WYAK_1.1, whole genome shotgun sequence genome, cattccctcctccagggaatcttcctaacccaggaatcaaacccaggtctctctttgcaagtggattctttaccatttgagccaccagggaagcccatcattgttttctaataaatgtatatttttcaggTTAATATACTGCACTCCAGTGCATTGCCTCACAGGTTCTGATatgtgtttttctaatttttattcagcttaaagtattatttttttcatttatatttttctatcatagaaaagatttttaataaatgagtGTTGCTATTGATGCAGAATCCTTTGGTGGGGGTTCAGGGGGAAGTTGCTGAGTGGTGGGAGGAAAATAATAGAGacttataccatatatatatatagaaaggaaATTTCCAGAAAGAAGGGGTCATCAGAATAATATGTAAGTGGTAGATAAATGAGATGGTCACCAAAATGATTCAACTGAATTTGGTTGTTCTATTATACTTTGGCATTGTTTTCCATACTGGGTATATCCTCAACATCTAATTCTCTGGGCCCTTTGCACACAAAACTATTCATGATGAGATTCTTTTCTTGAGAAGCCTAAGCAGCATCATACCCACACAACTGGCATGGAATTAACATTTTAGGTGTCTGAAAGTAAACatctaaaaaatatttgtcaTGGACATTTGTCAGACTATGTTAGAGACCACTTCTGTATGTGCCTCAGCCTCACTGAATGAGGTCATACATGCACTGGGGTCATACATGAAAGTTCCAACTTCAGCTCTTCTATATCTAACTCCATAATTTGGGGCAAATTAACTTAACCACTTTAAACAtcagtttccccatttatatATTAGAGATAACATTTTTTGATACTTGATTGGATAGTTATGATTATTAGATCAGATTATGGATATGAAGATAATAACATCTGTCACATGGTTTGTATTTAAGAAATGCTAGCCTTTGTGGTTCAgtaattgtttagtcactaagtcatgcccaactctttggtgaccccatgaactgtagtccaccaggttcctctgtccatgggatttcccaggcaagaatcctggagtcagttgccatttccttctccaggagatcttcctgacccagggatagaacccatgtctctttctttgcaggaggactctttaccactgagctaccaaggaaaccATTTTAGCAGTAGCTTGGCAAATTTATCAAAATGAGGTGTTACTGGACTTTGTTAAAATAATTgcaagttttgtctttttttcttccttccttccttttttactttccttctttccttcaccTTTGCTAAATATGTGGTTTCTCTCAACAATTGTTATCTTTATCTTTAAAGATCAACCTGAGGATTATTTAATTAAGTCTTCATTTCCTCATATgccatatatacatttatacatactACCTACCTTCTAGAGTTAGTGTATGGGTAAAATCATATAGTTCTTACTAGTATTTGTCAACAACACAGGGAAATTTCAATGAATGAGAAATATACTGATTTTTCTTAGTGTGATTCTTTGGCCCATCAtcatatatataaacatctgaGTCTTGGAGATGCCTTagacatgtgtgtgttagtcactcagttgtgtccaactcttgtgatcccactgactatagccttccaggcccctctgtccatggaaatctccaggcaagaatactagagtaggttgccattcccttctccaggggattttctctaccctgggattgaacccaggtctcctgcactgtagtcagattctttacatACTTCTGGATATATCCCAGGAAAACCTAGTAATATCCACATTTCAAATATGAACTTatttttttggttctttattCTAGGatcaatatattattaaaaaaatcctGGAAACCAGATTTATCAGCATATTGTTTAGGTATTCTACTGGGGACTTTTATAGTTAAGAAAAATTGAACTGTGTTATTGTTGCCACCAACTGCTAACTAAAGTCAGTTTTATCAGCATATTGTTTCCCTGGTATTCTACAAGAACACTGGGACTTTTTCTCCAATGTAGTTAAGAAAAATTTAGaactggctcctccgtccatgggatttttcaggcaagagtactggagtgggtcgccagtgccttctccaaagacaatTATAGACTTAAGAAAATTTGATGTAAAATAATTCAGGGAATCTTCAGTTCTCAAAAATGAGAAATACTGAGAGTCAGGGAAAGAAACTTGTGGCTCTATAAAACtcataaaatactaaaattccTAGATCAGTAATAGTAATTTAGTGACTCTCAGAGTGTCTAATGATAAGCTATATTTTTATCATATGTTATGTTTAATTATTCAAATATCCCTGTCTTCTCAGCCCCTCATTATGTGGGTCCTCAACAATACCAGTGCTCAGcctctgaccttcctcttgatGGGTATTCCAGGCCTGAGAGTGGCCCAGATCTGGGTCTCCATCCCTGTTTGCCTCCTGTATGCCGGCGCCCTCTCTGGGAACAGTATGATCCTGTTTGTGGTCCTCCGTGAACAGAGCCTTCATGAGCCCATGTATTATTTCCTCTCTAGGCTTTCAGCCACAGACCTGAGCTTATCCCTGTGCACACTTTCCACTACCCTTGGTGTCTTCTGGTTTGAAGCCCGAGAGATCAACTTAAATGCCTGTGTTGCTCAGATGTTCTTTCTCCATGGATTTACTTTCATGGAGTCTGGGGTTTTGCTGGCCATGGCCTTTGACCATTTTGTGGCCATCTGTGATCCACTGAGATACACCACCATCCTCACCAATGCCAGGATCGCCCAGATTGGGATGAGCATGTTGACAAGAAATGTTGCTGTCATGTTGCCAGTTGTGCTTGTTGTCAAGAGGCTGTCCTTCTGCAGTTCTATGGTCCTCTCACATTCTTACTGCTACCATGTTGATCTCATTCAACTCTCATGCACAGACAACAGAATCAACAGCATCCTTGGTCTGTTTGCACTCTTCTCCACGACAGGGTTTGACTGTCCTTGTATCTTGCTCTCCTATGTCCTGATCATCCAATCTGTCCTCAGCATCGCCTCCATAGAGGGCAGGCAGAAAGCCTTCAACACCTGCATTTCCCACATCAGTGCTGTTGCCATCTTCTCCATCCCTCTCATCAGCCTGTCTCTTGTCCATCGCTATGGCCATTCAGCACCTCCCTTTGTCCACACCATCATGGCCAATATCTTCCTGCTTATTCCTCCTGTACTCAACCCTATCATCTACAGTGTGAAGACTAAGCAGATTCAAAAGGCTGTTATCAAGGTCTTAATTCAGAAGCGACTCCAAATCTAATCTTTAGCTGTCTCAGAGTTAAGTGCTTTGAATGAATGCTTTGGTAGAAAGGTGTAACTGTCCACCAAATGCCTAGATATGCCTCCAACAGTACAAACTATTCAACTTATAGGTTGTATGATATTTGCTTAGCTTTCTTATTCAGTAAGTTCATATTAATAAcaccaaaattatttttgtttttaagataaagtgaaataatatatataaacaaatatttatatttgaaagtaGTATGATGCCTGAATAAAATATTCACCAGACTCTGCAATAATAAAAGCTCAGATTTATGTAGGTAACTTTATTAATAAGCCAGTTCTTTTCTGAATGATATACAAAAAAACACTTCtaataattgaaatttttttcttaaaaattctcaaTTCTCTGCATGCTTCCAAAACAGATATATATAGAGTGGATCCTAAAATATACATCAGTGTAACCTAACATTGGATCTTATGtaggtaaatttatttttgtcctttattatgttATAGGGGCATACCCAGTGTGAATGTAAAATGTCATATCAAGTGCTCTGGATCAGTTTTGCTGCTGTTAGCTGAACATTAAACACTTGTAATAACATTTTAACATCCCAGGAATGAGGATTGTACTGTTTCCCCATGATCAGCCTTGAGAAAAGAGAGCTCATACTTTTGGCTCATGCTTTATTTCTAACTCTGCCATTACGACTCCATCTATGGGCCCACTGGACCAGCATCAGTGGAGCTAAGGCCCAGTGATATTTCTATGTAGGTTCTCTCCACTTGGTTATTGAATTCCTCCACTGAGGTGTGTACTGTTTGGTGGGTAGTAGCATGAGATTTGGTGGGTGGTAGCATGAggtaaggggcttcccttatggctcagatggtaaagaatctgtctgcaatgctggagacccaggtttgatcctcaggtcaggaagatatcctggagaagagaatgtcaacccaccccaatattcttccctggagaatactatgggcagaggagcctggcgggcaacagtccatggggtcacaaagagtcagacatgactgagtgattaactctTTAACTTTCAGCATGAGATAAAAGATTTTCACTCTTTATGACCCTCTTCAATATGTACTTCACATACATCTTCTACagacttccttttttctcttctttcagagTTGATCTTATTCTGTCCCATGACCAACTATCCACACCTTTCAGAAAAGTACAGAAGTCCATATATATCCACATAAGTCAGATAACCTCTCTTTCTACACAATGTTGACAACCAAGAGAACTGCATATTAtgataatttttttcatcatttttttttatgacCACCATGTGTGGGACTGTTTTGCTGTTGTATTATAttttgtggctcagaccataaagagtcTGATTGCAATGAAGGAGGCCcaagttctatccttgggtctggaagatcccctggagaaggaaatggcaacccactctagtattcttacttggaaaatcttaagaacagaggagcctggcaggctacagtccatagggtcacaaagagtcaggcatgactgagcggctaTACTTTTCTTTTAGCACCAAATTGTCCACCAATCCACCCATAAAACCAGTGATAGATTCCATAGGATTCTAGGACAACCATTCATTCACATAATTTGTTTGTGCTTTGTATAAATAAATTATGTGAATGGGACCTTGCACTTTGTCTTTCCCACCATGATGGTTTAAACATCCCAGATAGAGTAATAACATGAGATTTCACCAGCTACTAAATGTAATCTTGCCAGGTATATACTCAGGCATCTGTATATACAGCTGTGTATCTCTACACAGGTAGAACTGAAAATCATCAAGTTCACTATGAGATAAACTTGGTCCAGAATTCCATCAATCATCTTGCTTCAATAATCTCATACTTTAACCAAACAAGAACATGATGGTATATTTGGTTTCCCATATCAGTGAGATATTATATCCTATATCAATAGTCCTCAAAGAATCTGGGTATTTGTCTTTCCCCAGTGAACAAGAACTTTTGTAAATGGACATGTGTCTACTTGGGGAAAGACCTGGGTATTTTTTGCTGTTGTAGTTGTGTACTTATAATGGCATGGCAGGTTATTTCATCTAGGGAACCAAGACTCACATCCAGTTGATGACCACCCGGTATGTGAAGTGACTTAAGTCTTTCAGATAATCTGAGGAGTCACAGCTTCCTGTTAGAGTGGTTGACGCCAGTCTGATGGTCAGAAATTCTCTGTTTTAAGTGTATTTCAAGTAATGCCTAGTCACTGTCTACTTAGCTTGTCTTCAATGCCATCCTCTAATGCAACTGATCATTATGGGTACTGCCACCCTGATTGTCATTCAAGACTTGCTACTCTCTACTGCAGTTATTTAGCTTACTTCTGATTGTTAAGTACTGCCATGTGGTCTCAAAATCTCCCTATTCTCATTGTTAGTGGGGAGTTGCTCCACAGAAGCAGCTTTCACTACCAAGTCCAGGCTACAGAGCACAGCAACTACCGAACTATTCAAAGACACCAGATACTCTCTTGCAGACACATTCTTTATTGCCTCAGTGAGGGAatatcctttctttcctcccagaGAAAATAATCATGTGATAAATTATCTGGTCCTACATGATAAATCCATTCTAATATTTTCACCTCCTTTAGATATCTATATATTTTGCCAAGCAGATATGGCATCTCTACCAAATTTTCTATAGGTAAATCATCATGTTAAAGTTTCAAACAACCATCTCAGCAGTGCATTATGATAGTTTGCAGGCTTCTTTGATGTAATGGTGAACTCCAATCATGTATGAGCGTCCTCATGTCAATAAATTATTCTCTATGTCAACTTATATCACCAGTCACTTCCTCTGCTGTCTCAAATCTAACACTTTCAAGATCCAGGTTTACAAGTGTTTCAGGTAGTACGTTTAGGTAGATTCTGTAGTGATGTCAGTGGTTAAGCCATTTTCTCCCAAAACTTCAATAACATTACCCTGTTCATGCTTTGCTGAGATATGATTGCTTATTGGCTTGGGTACAGTGAGAAATGATGGGGGCAGACCTTGCATGGGAGAAGCTCCATGTTGTAAGGCACTGTACTCAGGCTTGGTTTTGTGAGGTGTCCAGACGTGATAAAATAATTaccctctgtaaaatgagaatagaaTTCTTTCTTCTGGTGTGAAATCTTAAAAGATTTTGAGATTTTGGGGCTTATTCATGCAAAGGTCCACATTCTGGGAGTGAAGATCATATTACTTCCTCAGTTTTTAATTCCCTGTATTT is a window encoding:
- the LOC102281517 gene encoding olfactory receptor 51F2 produces the protein MWVLNNTSAQPLTFLLMGIPGLRVAQIWVSIPVCLLYAGALSGNSMILFVVLREQSLHEPMYYFLSRLSATDLSLSLCTLSTTLGVFWFEAREINLNACVAQMFFLHGFTFMESGVLLAMAFDHFVAICDPLRYTTILTNARIAQIGMSMLTRNVAVMLPVVLVVKRLSFCSSMVLSHSYCYHVDLIQLSCTDNRINSILGLFALFSTTGFDCPCILLSYVLIIQSVLSIASIEGRQKAFNTCISHISAVAIFSIPLISLSLVHRYGHSAPPFVHTIMANIFLLIPPVLNPIIYSVKTKQIQKAVIKVLIQKRLQI